The genomic stretch GAAGATGGAACTTTAGCTGGAAGTGTACTCACTTATGACGATGGCTTCCGCAACATGATTAAATTTACTGGATGCTCGGTAGAAGAGGCAGTTCTTATGTCTTCTGGAAACCAAGCACGCGAATTTAATTTAACACAAAAAGGTGCAATCGAGGCTGGTAAGGATGCAGATTTCAACTTACTTGACGAAGATTTACACATTACAGCAACTTATTCATTCGGAAAAAAACATTCTTGAGAGGAAGATAATAAAATGCAACTTATCACAACAGAAAATAAATTAGCAGGTTCTAAAAAAGCACTAGAAATTATTGAAAAAGGAATTACATCAGGTGAAGTAAACACACTTGGCCTAGCAACTGGTAGCACACCAGAAACACTTTATGCAGAGCTTGTAAAAAGCGATGTTGACACAAAAAATGTCACAACAACGAACTTAGATGAATATGTAGGTCTTGCGGCAAACGATCCAAACAGTTATCATTACTATATGAATGAATTGTTATTCTCTAAAAAAGCATTTAAAGAAAGTTTCTTACCTAACGGAGAAGCGACGGATGCAGAAGCAGAATGCGCACGTTATGAAGAAATTTTATCTGAGCACCCAATTGATATTCAAGTG from Listeria monocytogenes ATCC 19117 encodes the following:
- a CDS encoding glucosamine-6-phosphate deaminase → MQLITTENKLAGSKKALEIIEKGITSGEVNTLGLATGSTPETLYAELVKSDVDTKNVTTTNLDEYVGLAANDPNSYHYYMNELLFSKKAFKESFLPNGEATDAEAECARYEEILSEHPIDIQVLGIGTNGHIGFNEPGTPFDSLTHKVVLTDSTREANKRFFEREEDVPTHAYSMGIKSIMNAKKIILLAFGENKAQAIKETIKGPVDVNCPASVLQNHPDVTVILDNEAASLL